One region of Thermocladium sp. ECH_B genomic DNA includes:
- a CDS encoding adenosine monophosphate-protein transferase: protein MKLETVKVEYPTDSNVIVGQAHFIKTIEDLYEALVTSVPGIRFGLAFCEASGKRLIRHDGNDNELRDAAIRLCGKIAAGHVFVIFIRNAYPINILNAIKNVHEVVTIYAATANPLSIIIAEEEPNRRGVIGVIDGESPLGVESEQDAAERRELLRKIGYKK, encoded by the coding sequence ATGAAGCTAGAGACAGTTAAAGTAGAGTACCCAACTGACTCCAATGTAATAGTGGGTCAGGCCCACTTCATAAAGACAATTGAGGACCTATATGAGGCATTGGTTACATCGGTTCCAGGCATACGGTTCGGTTTGGCTTTCTGCGAAGCCAGTGGAAAGAGGTTGATCAGGCATGATGGTAACGATAATGAGTTAAGGGATGCAGCTATTCGTCTCTGCGGCAAGATAGCTGCTGGCCACGTATTCGTAATATTCATCAGGAATGCGTATCCCATAAATATATTAAACGCGATAAAAAACGTTCATGAAGTAGTCACTATTTATGCTGCAACAGCTAATCCACTAAGCATAATAATTGCTGAGGAGGAGCCCAATAGAAGAGGAGTAATAGGAGTAATAGATGGGGAATCACCATTGGGCGTGGAATCCGAGCAAGATGCAGCAGAAAGGCGGGAATTACTTCGTAAAATCGGTTACAAGAAATGA